The genomic stretch GAAGCCTCTAAGGGTTCGTTTATTTCAGCTCTTCAATTAGGTATGGAACCATAAGAATGCCTATAATACAGCATGTTGTAACCATACGATGCATCTCAATGATGCCTACAATGAATAGCATTGTGGAGAGGTATGTTTGCATAAGCTTTAACGTCCACCGTTTTTCCTCGAATAAGACGTCACTTAGAATGTATACTAAAAAGATTATAAAACCAATAATACCTATTGTAGTTTGTGAAAGATGAGGTCCTAATTGAGTAAAGGCCACTAAACTGAATAGTAAAAGAAAAGCGACACCTTTCATTAAACGAATACGAAAATCGTTACGCATATTTGCTGCACCTTCATAGATGAAATTAACAAGTTGTGACACGTTCATTCATCCCCCTTTTCTTTTAATCTATCCGTTATATTAATAACGTAACATAAAAAGATGAATTGTATGTAAAGCAGATATTAGAAATTAATTAACTTCTTGTTAAGAATAGATGTTTTTTATACCACAATAAAGTCTAAAAAAGCAACAGGTTATCCAATTTATTAGACGAAAGAAGAGTGAAAAAGTTTCTTTAAAGATGAAAAAATAAAAAACGAAGCCTAACTATTCGCAGTTTATGCGATTTTGCGTTAAAATAAAACTGGCTTTATGGAATTAAGCTTTTGCTAAAGGAGGTTTTAGAATGGAAGTCATTAAGGCAGAGGATGTTAAAAAACATCTTTCTACGTTTTTTCATAAAGAAGTTTACGTGCATTTAGAAACAACGAATGGAGCGTATGCTTCACATTTTAACGATAAAGCAATGAATGTTGGAGCATTTATTAGAAATGCGCGCGTAAACATTCAAACAGGTAAAATCATAGGGCAAGGTCCGTACAGAGTTGGTCTTCAAGTGAATGACGGCTGGGTTTATGCAGAAGGCCTTACACACTATGAAGTAGATGAAGAAGGGCGTCTTTTACTTGCAGGGCACGATGATCAAGGTCGATTAGCCGTTGCTCTTCAGCTAAGTGAAAAGCCGTTTACATAAGGAGCTGAAAGAAATGGAACGCTTATTAGTCATTTTTCCACATCCAGACGATGAAGCTTTTGGAGCAGCAGGAACGATTGCGCTCACAAAGCAAAGTGGTGGATATGTAGCATATGCATGCACAACTCTTGGAGAGATGGGACGCAACATGGGAAACCCTCCGTTTGCAAACCGTGAAACACTTCCAAAGATCCGAAAAGAAGAGTTAACAGAAGTTGGCGAAATCCTAGAGCTAGATGAGCTTCGTATGGTGGGCCTTCGTGATAAAACGCTTGAGTTTTTAGATGACGAAGTGTATGCAGACGTTATTGGCAACATTATTGACGAGATTAAGCCAACGACAATTATTACGCATTATCCTGGATATGCTGTTCATCCAGATCATAATGCAACAGGAGCGGCAACAGTAAGAGCGGTCAAGCGTCTTCGTCCAGAAGATCGTCCTCGCCTTCTTTGTCACGCTTTTTCTAAAGACCGCCTAGAAGCGATTGGTCATCCTGATGTTGTTCATGATGTAAGCAGTGTGAAAGATATCAAAATTGCAGCAATTAAAGCACACCGTTCTCAAACACAAGGAATGCTTGGAGCAATGGACTTTAACAATATCGAACAAAGTCCTGAAATTTTAAAAATGCTTGCTCGTGAAGAGTTTTGGACGTATTCTTTTGATGATGAAGGAAAGTAAAGAAGGAAGCAGATGTGGTGAACACATCTGCTTTTTTTGTGTTGTAATAGGTATATAAGGGAATGGAGTTGTGGAAAAGAGGAATGAAAAATCTTATATTATTAGCGCTGTGTCGCTGTTTTTAGCAGAAAATTTATTTGTGAAAAAACTTTTCAGACTGTAAGTCCCGGGTTTTTGATCTCATTTGAAGGGAAAAGAAAGTATTTTAGAATAGTAGAAGATATTATATTTCTGTTCTTGCTTTTTCGATAGTGAGAGGAATTGATGAGCGGAGTGTCTGCATGCTTGACAAAACAAATATAATGATCATTATATCCTCTTAAGCCTGCTTCTCATTATTCTGATTATCATGACTATATGTCATCTTATAAAAAAAGAAGCTTTTAAACAAAAAGCTTCTTTTTTTTATAAACTTGTTCTTCTCTCTGTACATAAAACATCAATAATAATAAGGGGAATGTGAAAATCTATGCACAAGAGTACATAAAGGAGGAAGGATATGAAAAAATGGTGTGGAATTTTGGTGATGTTGGTATTAATCATAACAAGGGCCGTTAACGTGTCAGCCGAGGGGGCGAGTACATTAGAAACAAAAATTGAACAAGTGTTACAACATAAAGATTTAAAGGGTGGGATAAGTTCAATTAGTATAAAAAAGGCCAAAAGCGGAGAAGTACTGTATGAAAAGAACAGCTCAGTTCGAATGAAAATTGCTTCTAATATGAAACTCTTTACAGGGGCAGCAGTGCTTGAAACATTAGGTGAGGAGTATAAATTTCACACAGAGCTTTGGCATGATGGAAAAGTGAAAAATGGTGTTTTAAAAGGGAATCTTTATTTAAAAGGAAAAGGAGATCCAACTCTTGGATTACAGGAGTTACAGCAGTTTTCAGCGTTATTACACGAAAAAGGAATCAAGAAAATTGCGGGAAATATTATTGGAGATGAAACGTGGTATGACGATGTTCGGCTTTCAGAAGATATGATTTGGAAAGACGAATCATATGCATATGGCGCTCAAATATCAGCGTTGACGTTCTCTCCTGATTATCGCTATGAAGCGGGAACAGTTATAGTGGAGACAACACCAACCAAAAATGGTAAGAAAGCTCACATCTCTATATCCCCTAAAACGGACTATGTGAGAGTGATGAATGAAACGAAAACAGGAAAAGGAGAAACAGATTTAGAAATTGTCAGAAAACGGAATGAAAATGTTATTGTAGTAAAGGGAATTATCAAGGAGGGAGAGGAATCTGATCAAACAGCCATTGCTGTCGAGGACCCTGCTTTGTATACGACTTCTTTATTTAAAGACGCTTTAGAGAAGAACGGAATAAAAGTAACAGGAAAAGTGAAGAAAGAAGAAACACCTCAAAAAGCTCAATTGATGGGAGTAAAGGAATCTCCGCCACTTGGGGAAATTTTTATTCCGTATATGAAACTGAGTAATAATACAATTGCAGAAATTTTTGTGAAAGAAATGGGAAAAGTACAGTACGGTGAAGGAAGCTTTGAAGCCGGTTTAACGTCTTTGGACCAAACACTTTCTGAGTTGGATGTCAATGTAGACAATATGATGATTCGGGATGGTTCAGGCCTATCACATGTGAGCGGAGTGCCAACAGACGAAATTTCTTCCCTTCTTTTTCATGCTAGGCAAAAACCTTGGTACGATAATTTTTACGAATCTTTACCTTTAGCAGGAGATCCAGATGAATTGATAGGGGGAACGCTCGATGAACGGATGAGAGGGACTGCTGCAGAAGGAAATGTAAGAGCCAAAACAGGATCTATTACAGGTGCTAGCTCTCTTTCAGGATATGTAACAACAGAAGCTGGAGAGGAACTTATTTTCTCAATCGTTTTTAATGCTTTTCTAGCAGAAGATGTAAAAGATATTGAAGACAAAATTGCGGTTATTTTAGCTTCTTTAAAATAATAAAAAATTAGATCAAAAATGAATAATCTGAAAAATAGTCTTGCACAAAGGGGAAAATCGCGTTATTCTTATTAACAATTCCTCAGTCGAGGAGACTAATTTTATAATGTCCATGCAAGAGGTGCTGTACATACGCTGCAGCTTAAAAGGGAAGAGCGGTGAGAAGCCGCCACGGTCGCGCCACTGTGAAGGGGAGTTTCTATCATAGCCACTGCGAAAGCGGGAAGGGATAGAAGAACGATGAACCTAAGTCAGGAGACCTGCCACTTGTTTGCGCTTTATACCTACGCGTTCATAGGGAGGAGTGAAGGTTTATGTTGAATAGATGGATCCGTTTCAACAGTTCTTAAAGTCGCCTTCTAACTCTCTTTTTTGAAAAAAAGGGAGTTTTTTTGATAGCTAAAAAGACAATAGAGACGGAGGAGAAAACATGACAGTATACAGTTCAAATATCGGATATCCAAGAATCGGAGAAAAAAGAGAGTGGAAGAACGCGCTAGAGAGTTTTTGGGAAGGAACGCTTGAAGAAAAAGAGTTTAAAGAAGAACTAGATCGCTTATTTTTAGAAGGAATTCGCGTGCAAAAGGAAGCGGGAATTACGCATATTCCTGTTGGTGATTTTAGTTTGTATGATCATGTCTTAGATTTATTATGGACGTTTGATCTTGTGCCAGATCGGTTCAAAAATGTAAATAAAACACCACTTGAAACGTATTACAGCATGGCTCGTGGAACAGACGGGTCGGAAGCAATGACAATGACAAAATGGTTCAATACGAACTATCACTATATTGTGCCGGAGTTTGAGAATGTTACGCCTTCTTTAAAAGAAAATCGATTTTTAGATTATTGGAAAAAAGCAAAACAGAAGCTTGGTGTAAATGGAAAAGTAACTCTTGTAGGGCCAGCAACGCTCGTTCTTCTTGGGAAAGGATATAAAGAAACAGAAAAAGCATCGTGGATTCAGCGTCTTATCCCGCTTTATCAACAGCTTTTGCAACAATTAGATGCAGAAGGAGTAGAGTGGGTCAGCTTAGAAGAACCAATTTTTACATCCCCATTAGATCAGGAAGTATGGAAAGTGATTGAAAACGGCTATGCTGAAATAGCGAAGAGCTGCAAAAATACGAAGTTGCTTCTTCAAACATACTATGAAGCTGTTTCTGATTATAAAAAGGTTCTATCCCTCCCTGTAGATGGTTTTGGACTTGATTTTATTCATGATAAAGGGGAAACAAAAGAACAGCTGAAAAAATGGGGCTTTCCAAAAGGAAAAGTATTAGCAGCAGGAGTTATTGACGGACGAAATGTATGGAAGGCTAATTTAACAGAAACGAGTGCTGAAGTTAAAGAGCTTCTGAATTTAATCGATGGGGACCTCTGGGTACAGCCTTCATCAAGCTTACTACATGTTCCTGTTACAGCCGAGAATGAAAGTCTTCCGAGCTTTTTAGAAGGAGCGCTAAGTTTCGCTAAGGAAAAGTTAGGAGAACTAAAAGCATTAGAAAGCGGAATTGAGAACAATACATCGTTTAAAGATTATGATAAAAGCTTTGAAGCTTTCGTTGCAGCACCATTGCGTCATAATCATAAAGTTCAAGAAGAAATTAAGGAGCTTGCACAACTTAAGGCAACGCGTCCACCGTATGAGTTAAGAGCGAAGAAACAGCAGGAAAAGTTAAAGCTACCGCTTTTACCAACAACAACGATTGGAAGTATGCCTCAAACAAAAGAAGTGCGAAGAACACGTTTAAAATGGCGGAAGAAACAAATTACAGACGCACAATATGAGCAGTTTATTCAAGAAATGACCTCCCGCTGGATCGATATTCAAGAGGACCTTGGATTAGACGTTCTCGTGCACGGAGAGTTTGAGCGTACAGATATGGTCGAATATTTCGGTGAAAAGCTGGACGGTATGGAAGTAACAAAGTTTGGCTGGGTGCAGTCTTACGGTTCACGTTGCGTAAAACCACCTCTTATTTACGGAGATGTATCACTTAAAGAGCCAATGACGGTGAAAGAAAGCGTATATGCTCAAAGTTTAACAAATAAGCCTGTAAAAGGGATGCTAACAGGTCCTGTTACCATTTTAAACTGGTCTTTCCCTCGTCATGACGAGTCAAAAGAAGTGGTGATGAATCAAATCGGTCTTGCTATCCGTCAGGAAGTATTAGCATTAGAAGACGCAGGAATAGCTATTATTCAGATTGATGAACCTGCCCTTCGAGAAGGCCTTCCATTGCGAGAAGAAGAGAAGGAAGGGTATCTAAAAGCTGCTGCATATGCATTCAGACTTTCTGCTTACGGGGTGAAAGATGAAACGCAAATTCATACTCATATGTGTTATTCTAATTTTAATGAAATTATGAATACAATTGATGACCTTGATGCAGATGTGATTTCAATTGAAACATCACGCAGTCATGGCCGTCTGCTTCAAGCATTTGAAGATTTTCATTATGAAAAAGAAATTGGACTTGGCGTATATGATATTCATAGCCCGCAAATTCCAAATGAAGAGGATATTATCTCAAACATTAGAGCTTCTCTACGTGTATTAGACGAAAAACAATTTTGGGTTAACCCAGATTGTGGTCTAAAAACGCGTAAAGAGGAAGAAGCGATAAAATCACTTCAAGTCCTTGTTAAAGCAACAAAGAAATATCGTTCGAGTCTAATAGAAGCTTAATAAAAGAGCACCGTTCAGATGAACGGTGCTCTTTTATTGGAGGAACCTTTCTGAAAAATGGATTGTATCGAAAATTCGATGTGCCAACAGATCATATCCTTGCTGAGAAGGATGAATATCAATCTTATTTGGTAAATAGGTTCTTCTGTTTTGTGAAAACAAATTCTCTGTTGAAACGTAATAAACATGCTCCTGTG from Priestia filamentosa encodes the following:
- a CDS encoding YojF family protein, with protein sequence MEVIKAEDVKKHLSTFFHKEVYVHLETTNGAYASHFNDKAMNVGAFIRNARVNIQTGKIIGQGPYRVGLQVNDGWVYAEGLTHYEVDEEGRLLLAGHDDQGRLAVALQLSEKPFT
- the bshB2 gene encoding bacillithiol biosynthesis deacetylase BshB2; the protein is MERLLVIFPHPDDEAFGAAGTIALTKQSGGYVAYACTTLGEMGRNMGNPPFANRETLPKIRKEELTEVGEILELDELRMVGLRDKTLEFLDDEVYADVIGNIIDEIKPTTIITHYPGYAVHPDHNATGAATVRAVKRLRPEDRPRLLCHAFSKDRLEAIGHPDVVHDVSSVKDIKIAAIKAHRSQTQGMLGAMDFNNIEQSPEILKMLAREEFWTYSFDDEGK
- the dacB gene encoding D-alanyl-D-alanine carboxypeptidase/D-alanyl-D-alanine endopeptidase yields the protein MKKWCGILVMLVLIITRAVNVSAEGASTLETKIEQVLQHKDLKGGISSISIKKAKSGEVLYEKNSSVRMKIASNMKLFTGAAVLETLGEEYKFHTELWHDGKVKNGVLKGNLYLKGKGDPTLGLQELQQFSALLHEKGIKKIAGNIIGDETWYDDVRLSEDMIWKDESYAYGAQISALTFSPDYRYEAGTVIVETTPTKNGKKAHISISPKTDYVRVMNETKTGKGETDLEIVRKRNENVIVVKGIIKEGEESDQTAIAVEDPALYTTSLFKDALEKNGIKVTGKVKKEETPQKAQLMGVKESPPLGEIFIPYMKLSNNTIAEIFVKEMGKVQYGEGSFEAGLTSLDQTLSELDVNVDNMMIRDGSGLSHVSGVPTDEISSLLFHARQKPWYDNFYESLPLAGDPDELIGGTLDERMRGTAAEGNVRAKTGSITGASSLSGYVTTEAGEELIFSIVFNAFLAEDVKDIEDKIAVILASLK
- the metE gene encoding 5-methyltetrahydropteroyltriglutamate--homocysteine S-methyltransferase yields the protein MTVYSSNIGYPRIGEKREWKNALESFWEGTLEEKEFKEELDRLFLEGIRVQKEAGITHIPVGDFSLYDHVLDLLWTFDLVPDRFKNVNKTPLETYYSMARGTDGSEAMTMTKWFNTNYHYIVPEFENVTPSLKENRFLDYWKKAKQKLGVNGKVTLVGPATLVLLGKGYKETEKASWIQRLIPLYQQLLQQLDAEGVEWVSLEEPIFTSPLDQEVWKVIENGYAEIAKSCKNTKLLLQTYYEAVSDYKKVLSLPVDGFGLDFIHDKGETKEQLKKWGFPKGKVLAAGVIDGRNVWKANLTETSAEVKELLNLIDGDLWVQPSSSLLHVPVTAENESLPSFLEGALSFAKEKLGELKALESGIENNTSFKDYDKSFEAFVAAPLRHNHKVQEEIKELAQLKATRPPYELRAKKQQEKLKLPLLPTTTIGSMPQTKEVRRTRLKWRKKQITDAQYEQFIQEMTSRWIDIQEDLGLDVLVHGEFERTDMVEYFGEKLDGMEVTKFGWVQSYGSRCVKPPLIYGDVSLKEPMTVKESVYAQSLTNKPVKGMLTGPVTILNWSFPRHDESKEVVMNQIGLAIRQEVLALEDAGIAIIQIDEPALREGLPLREEEKEGYLKAAAYAFRLSAYGVKDETQIHTHMCYSNFNEIMNTIDDLDADVISIETSRSHGRLLQAFEDFHYEKEIGLGVYDIHSPQIPNEEDIISNIRASLRVLDEKQFWVNPDCGLKTRKEEEAIKSLQVLVKATKKYRSSLIEA